CAGGTAGAACCGTTCTGTGTACTCGTCCACCATGCGGACCGTGCTGAACTGGGGGATCACCGCCTCGACGGCTTCGATCATGCGCTGCACCCATGCCTGGGGCAGGCCGCCTGCGGCGCGCGCGTAGAACAGGGGCACGATCTGCTCTTCGAGCAGGGTGTACAGCGACTCGGCGTCGTCGTCGTCCTGCCGCTCGGGATCGTCGTAGTTCTTGCCGTTGCCGATGGCCCAGCCGTTGTTTTCCTCGTAGCCCTCGCACCACCAGCCGTCGAGGACGGACAGGTTGAGTGCGCCGTTGGCGGCGGCCTTCATGCCCGAGGTGCCGCTGGCCTCCAGGGGGCGTCGCGGCGTGTTCAACCAGATATCGCAGCCCTGTACCAGATGGCGGGCCAGGTCGATGTCGTAGCCCTCCACCAGCACCAGTCGGCCGTGGAATTCGGGCCGGCGGGACATGCTCCACACCTTCTGCATCAGTTCCTTGCCGGGCTCGTTGCGGGGATGCGCCTTGCCGGCGATGATGATCTGCACGGGGCGCCCGGGAGCGCCGAGGATGCGGGCCAGGCGCGCGGGGTCGCGTAGCATCAGGGTGGCGCGCTTGTAGGGCGCGAAACGCCGCGCGAAGCCGATGGTCAGGGCGCGGGGGTCCAGCGACCGGGAGACGGTCTCCATGTACTCCGGCGGCGCGTGTTCGCGCCGTCCCTGCCAGATCAGGCGCTCGCGGACCATCTGAACCAGGTGCCCGCGCCGCCGCTCGTGCTCGGCCCAGAAGACGTCATGGGGCAGCGTCGGCGGGTCGTCGGCGAGATGCCGCCGGTACAGCGGATCCATCTCGTCGGCGATCCAGGTCGGCATGTGCACGCCGTTGGTGACGTGCTTGATGGGCACGTTGTTCAGGTCGCTGCCGGGCCAGAGGAAATGCCACATCTCGCGCGCGACGGCGCCGTGCAGCTCGCTCACGCCGTTCGCGAAGCGGGACAGCCGCAGCGCCAGCACGGTCATGCCGAACTTCTCCCGGCCGTCCGCGGGATCCATGAGCCCCAGGTTTACCAGCGCATCGACGTCGATCCCCATCTCCTCCGCATGGGGGCGCAGGTATTCGCGCACGTGGTCGCGGTCGAAGGCATCGTTGCCGGCGGGCACGGGTGTGTGGGTGGTGAAGATGTTGCGGGCGCGCGCGGCCGTGCAGGCGTTCGCCAGGTCGAGCCCCTGGCCGGTCATCAGACGCCTGATCTGCTCGATGGTAAGGAAGGCGGAATGTCCCTCGTTGAGGTGGCAGACGTCGGGTTCGATGCCGACCGCCGTCAGGGCGCGCAGGCCGCCCACGCCGAGCAGGATCTCCTGGCGGACCCGCGTGTCCTCGTCGCCGCCGTAGAGGTGGTTGGATATGGCGCGGTCTTCCTCGTCGTTGCCGTTGACGTCCGTGTCGAGGAGGTAGAGGGGAATCCTGCCGACGTCGATCTTCCAGATCTGCGCCCGCACCGTGCGGCCCGGATACGGCAGCGACACCACGAGTGGCTCGCCGTCGTCACCGCATTGCAACGCCATGGGCATCAGCGAGAAGTTGTTGGGGCGGTAGTCCTCGTGCTGGCGTCCGTCGAGATCGATCTGCTGGTGGAAGTAACCGAAGCGGTAGGCCAGTCCCACGCCGACCAGCGGCAGGCCGAGGTCGCTGGCCGCCTTGAGGTGGTCGCCGGACAGGATCCCCAGGCCGCCGGAATAGAGGGAGAGGCTCTCGTGTATGCCGAACTCGGCGGAGAAGTAGGCCACGCGGCGGCCTTCGAAATCGTGAACGCTCGCGTCCGCTCCTGTATCCATGTAAGCGCGGAAGCGCGCGTGGATCTTGCGGAGGGCTTCGCAGAATTTCTCGTTGGCGGCCAGGGCGCAGAG
This genomic window from bacterium contains:
- the glgP gene encoding alpha-glucan family phosphorylase; the protein is MSATDRFGTELALPRSLRPLLDLARNLWWIWDAQAGYIFRDVDPARWDEVYHNPLALLAAVNEHRLCALAANEKFCEALRKIHARFRAYMDTGADASVHDFEGRRVAYFSAEFGIHESLSLYSGGLGILSGDHLKAASDLGLPLVGVGLAYRFGYFHQQIDLDGRQHEDYRPNNFSLMPMALQCGDDGEPLVVSLPYPGRTVRAQIWKIDVGRIPLYLLDTDVNGNDEEDRAISNHLYGGDEDTRVRQEILLGVGGLRALTAVGIEPDVCHLNEGHSAFLTIEQIRRLMTGQGLDLANACTAARARNIFTTHTPVPAGNDAFDRDHVREYLRPHAEEMGIDVDALVNLGLMDPADGREKFGMTVLALRLSRFANGVSELHGAVAREMWHFLWPGSDLNNVPIKHVTNGVHMPTWIADEMDPLYRRHLADDPPTLPHDVFWAEHERRRGHLVQMVRERLIWQGRREHAPPEYMETVSRSLDPRALTIGFARRFAPYKRATLMLRDPARLARILGAPGRPVQIIIAGKAHPRNEPGKELMQKVWSMSRRPEFHGRLVLVEGYDIDLARHLVQGCDIWLNTPRRPLEASGTSGMKAAANGALNLSVLDGWWCEGYEENNGWAIGNGKNYDDPERQDDDDAESLYTLLEEQIVPLFYARAAGGLPQAWVQRMIEAVEAVIPQFSTVRMVDEYTERFYLPCALDVKLPAGG